A stretch of the Halorussus salinus genome encodes the following:
- a CDS encoding DUF7344 domain-containing protein, which translates to MSGNKKEDAETNSTEPALEEIPLSLDARLDILANHARRELLILLRDQPEETVELEEAARYILKQVSQERGRQPNYDDVQVELQHHHLPKLADAGIIEYDIRSQTIRYRPNKQLEELHDRVQGFRED; encoded by the coding sequence ATGTCTGGCAATAAGAAAGAAGATGCAGAGACGAACTCTACGGAACCCGCGCTTGAGGAGATCCCACTCTCATTGGATGCGAGGCTAGACATTTTGGCCAATCACGCTCGGCGTGAGCTTCTTATACTCTTGCGAGACCAACCTGAGGAGACTGTTGAGTTAGAGGAAGCGGCCAGATATATCCTCAAACAGGTGTCGCAAGAACGGGGACGCCAACCAAATTACGATGACGTGCAAGTCGAACTCCAGCACCACCACTTGCCGAAGTTAGCGGACGCTGGCATCATCGAGTATGACATCCGAAGCCAAACAATTCGGTATCGACCGAACAAACAGCTTGAGGAACTGCATGACCGAGTCCAAGGCTTCCGAGAGGACTAG
- a CDS encoding winged helix-turn-helix domain-containing protein, which translates to MGDDKPGRKPQVSDDEILTIFQESEDPVLVASEVADQLPISRRGVYKRLKKLRDQGQIKSKKAGGRSMVWWYPGHTSTPSEHQTENDEFE; encoded by the coding sequence ATGGGCGACGATAAGCCTGGGCGAAAGCCCCAGGTAAGTGACGACGAAATTCTCACCATTTTCCAAGAGTCAGAAGATCCAGTACTCGTCGCATCTGAAGTCGCCGATCAACTACCAATCAGTCGTCGGGGAGTGTATAAACGGCTAAAGAAACTCCGCGACCAAGGCCAAATAAAGTCCAAGAAAGCTGGAGGGCGGAGTATGGTTTGGTGGTATCCTGGACACACAAGTACTCCTAGTGAACATCAAACTGAAAATGATGAATTCGAGTAG
- a CDS encoding mechanosensitive ion channel family protein has product MIPLQGLPLDPQQYQPAIVSAITTVVLFIVVFAIIYWLGKYFMTRAVRRSLEHRNFDELLINLAVTTTAAVTAVVAVALAATVAGFGVVLAAFATLAGALALAVGFAAQDLLSNFVAGIFIIQDEPFTTGDWIEWSGNSGVVREVNLRTTKLDTFDNELVTVPNSDLASAAVLNNVANDERRVAYDFGIGYDDDIERAREAIVDEAARIEGVLDDPEPSAPVTELGDSAVVLSGRLWIDPDDSSYGAVRARFVEAVKERFDAEGLDMPYPNTELSGGLEVTNASEIEATSDD; this is encoded by the coding sequence ATGATACCACTACAAGGATTGCCACTCGATCCCCAACAGTACCAACCAGCGATTGTCAGCGCGATCACGACCGTCGTGTTATTTATTGTCGTCTTTGCCATCATATACTGGCTCGGGAAATACTTCATGACCCGAGCCGTACGACGAAGCCTCGAACACCGCAATTTTGACGAACTACTCATCAACCTTGCTGTAACCACTACTGCCGCGGTTACTGCGGTCGTGGCGGTTGCGCTAGCCGCAACGGTCGCAGGCTTCGGGGTCGTCCTCGCCGCGTTCGCCACCTTGGCCGGGGCACTCGCACTCGCCGTCGGCTTTGCCGCCCAAGATCTTCTCTCCAACTTCGTCGCGGGCATCTTCATCATTCAAGACGAACCATTCACTACTGGCGATTGGATCGAATGGAGTGGGAACAGCGGTGTAGTTCGGGAAGTGAATCTTCGAACGACGAAGTTAGACACGTTCGACAACGAACTGGTGACGGTGCCCAACAGCGACCTCGCTAGTGCGGCAGTCCTGAACAACGTGGCCAACGATGAACGTCGAGTGGCCTATGATTTCGGTATCGGGTACGATGACGACATCGAGCGGGCACGGGAAGCCATCGTCGACGAAGCGGCGCGCATCGAGGGCGTTCTCGACGACCCCGAACCATCGGCCCCCGTCACGGAGTTGGGTGACTCGGCGGTCGTGCTGTCGGGGCGTCTCTGGATCGATCCGGACGACAGTAGTTATGGAGCGGTACGCGCCCGGTTCGTGGAGGCCGTCAAAGAGCGATTCGACGCCGAAGGTCTTGACATGCCCTATCCCAACACCGAACTCTCCGGTGGACTCGAAGTCACAAACGCTAGTGAAATCGAAGCCACCTCAGACGACTGA
- a CDS encoding CRISPR-associated protein Cas4, translating to MTESEPRDENGTSDGNTETHDPVATLIEKICTTDFDTWYRERQFVQNIREGQPYFNGPSPCRDPRYHTPNKLNQCHRKIYYDRLNAPEEQPEPEGLFWFGTKFEEELAMEYLEDTVKPHRYVRNSIWLDFTIETETDNLRFRGETDPVVVDKDGVPYLPTEVKTTEVDNLTKPKKRHLAQVHAYLYGLSQEYDREFTAAVLLYTHRKTFSFTPFEVEFDSEFWRNTVVEWAETQTQYRQDEILPPADPELEWECEYCDYKHRCGEGNTNYENGGVRGFLPLFAEYPRDKVEEYLEVYSDVGAKLTPTLAHHYPDLANRFEVDDWQCEACETTQQWDSVDWNGNVDRPPLCPQCEKDGIPAPLSGPAPTESAFEREAFQ from the coding sequence ATGACTGAGTCGGAACCACGTGACGAAAACGGGACGAGCGACGGTAACACAGAAACTCACGACCCAGTAGCCACCTTAATTGAGAAAATCTGCACGACGGACTTCGACACGTGGTATCGAGAACGGCAGTTCGTGCAAAATATTCGAGAGGGCCAACCCTATTTCAACGGGCCAAGCCCTTGTCGCGACCCAAGATACCACACCCCGAACAAACTGAACCAGTGTCACAGAAAAATCTACTACGACCGACTCAACGCTCCTGAAGAGCAACCAGAACCGGAGGGCCTCTTCTGGTTTGGAACGAAATTCGAGGAAGAACTCGCGATGGAGTACCTCGAAGACACCGTCAAGCCTCATAGGTATGTTCGCAATTCGATTTGGCTTGACTTCACGATCGAAACCGAAACGGACAACCTGCGGTTCCGAGGCGAGACTGACCCCGTTGTTGTCGACAAAGACGGCGTACCTTACCTCCCGACGGAAGTGAAGACGACAGAAGTCGATAATCTGACTAAGCCGAAAAAACGCCATCTTGCACAGGTACACGCGTACCTCTATGGGTTGTCGCAAGAGTACGATCGAGAGTTTACGGCGGCTGTGCTCTTGTATACCCACCGGAAAACGTTTAGCTTCACCCCCTTTGAGGTTGAGTTTGATTCTGAGTTTTGGCGCAACACGGTTGTTGAGTGGGCGGAAACACAGACTCAATATCGACAGGACGAGATCCTTCCCCCAGCTGATCCCGAATTAGAATGGGAGTGCGAATACTGTGATTACAAACACCGATGTGGGGAGGGTAACACGAATTACGAAAATGGAGGGGTTCGTGGATTTTTACCGTTGTTCGCAGAGTATCCCCGCGACAAGGTAGAGGAGTACCTCGAAGTATATTCAGACGTAGGTGCGAAACTGACGCCAACGTTGGCTCACCACTATCCGGACTTAGCCAATCGGTTCGAGGTAGATGATTGGCAGTGTGAGGCCTGTGAAACTACGCAGCAGTGGGATTCCGTTGACTGGAATGGGAATGTTGACCGTCCACCCTTATGTCCACAGTGCGAAAAGGATGGGATTCCTGCACCACTCAGTGGGCCAGCACCAACGGAGTCGGCTTTTGAAAGGGAGGCGTTCCAATGA
- a CDS encoding recombinase family protein, whose product MMDEECVGGVIYARVSSNKQAEEGRSLEAQVDQLKKEAERREVGLVRDPIRDEGETGTDFNRSGIRTVFRLAKNGTISHLFVDSIDRLGRSHVQTLYFIHELEVELDVQIITLDGDLDFDSFSGKINTTMQTLFAELDVQKQGSKALRAKARSFLEDKNWDAWYNSVPIGYVLTSRWPTPKEQSRNLARSMYNHFLMTESYAKTTNLLNCTKWKYLESELTEGEVKRCLKNPIYIGQPSIPIERVDGYDHKGWIDEPNLQLVDEDLWEEAQQTIRKISRENSQENSAKDVDDFVDEYGVFIVLETSPVTEIHCPCCRSLMVENGPRSLHDSTDRYLYKCSNKECEQQRVWPREDELDAMKLLELLRSSPEIRDQLLDE is encoded by the coding sequence ATGATGGATGAAGAATGTGTTGGCGGAGTCATCTACGCGAGGGTGAGTAGTAACAAACAGGCGGAGGAAGGGAGAAGCCTAGAAGCACAGGTTGACCAATTGAAGAAAGAGGCAGAGAGACGAGAGGTCGGACTTGTCCGAGACCCGATTCGCGATGAGGGCGAAACTGGGACAGACTTCAACCGGAGTGGTATCAGAACGGTCTTTCGGCTTGCAAAGAACGGTACAATCTCCCATCTCTTTGTGGATTCGATTGACCGATTAGGTCGTAGTCACGTTCAGACATTGTACTTCATCCATGAACTTGAGGTTGAGCTAGATGTTCAAATCATCACTCTCGATGGTGATTTAGATTTTGATAGCTTCTCTGGGAAGATAAACACAACAATGCAGACACTTTTCGCAGAGTTGGACGTTCAAAAGCAGGGGTCGAAGGCCTTGCGGGCAAAGGCACGCTCCTTCCTCGAAGACAAGAACTGGGATGCTTGGTACAACAGCGTACCCATAGGGTATGTCCTGACCTCTAGATGGCCCACACCAAAAGAACAATCCCGTAACCTCGCCCGTTCGATGTACAATCACTTCCTCATGACAGAATCGTACGCAAAAACCACGAATCTACTTAATTGTACAAAGTGGAAGTATCTCGAGTCAGAACTCACGGAAGGCGAAGTGAAAAGATGTTTGAAAAACCCGATATATATAGGCCAACCGTCGATTCCCATCGAACGTGTTGACGGATATGACCACAAGGGCTGGATTGACGAACCAAATCTCCAACTCGTCGATGAAGACCTCTGGGAGGAGGCTCAACAGACAATTCGTAAAATCTCCAGGGAAAACTCACAGGAGAACAGTGCGAAAGACGTTGATGATTTTGTTGACGAGTATGGGGTGTTTATTGTTCTCGAAACAAGTCCCGTTACTGAAATCCACTGCCCATGTTGCCGATCGCTAATGGTGGAAAACGGCCCACGGTCATTGCATGATTCCACTGATCGGTATCTGTATAAATGCTCGAATAAAGAATGTGAACAGCAACGGGTTTGGCCCCGAGAGGACGAATTGGACGCGATGAAGCTTCTCGAACTTCTCCGCTCATCACCAGAGATTCGTGATCAGCTTCTTGACGAATAA
- a CDS encoding transcription initiation factor IIB family protein, translated as MTDSLESFKTQCPNCGSTNLDEEWEDIDAVCSTCGFVIHSYENPDSHLTSQNRGNRQGTGTEQTTRWEDHHTVTNSTEQRIASAFESLEEIGDALHLSNDARKRAASMFATLAKKNLVDGRSTEVVVATTLYFAARQVKRPRPLARIAEEVDTEPNKIDRLSRSLRSELAFEFKSCTPKDYLPYLCEELGYEESVEDEARTLCAKAEESGLTNGKSPVGVAGAVLYLVGDKSETQQEMAATVGVSKETIRLRLKEFRDGGLVDD; from the coding sequence ATGACGGATTCACTGGAGTCCTTCAAAACACAGTGTCCGAACTGTGGATCAACAAACCTTGATGAAGAATGGGAGGACATTGACGCAGTGTGTTCTACTTGTGGGTTTGTTATTCATAGCTATGAAAACCCCGACAGCCACTTGACCTCACAAAATCGAGGGAATCGACAGGGTACTGGAACCGAACAGACGACACGATGGGAAGACCACCATACAGTAACTAACAGTACCGAACAACGAATCGCATCTGCATTCGAATCTCTTGAAGAAATCGGTGACGCACTGCATTTGTCGAATGATGCCCGAAAGCGAGCAGCATCAATGTTTGCGACATTGGCGAAGAAAAACTTGGTTGACGGACGATCTACGGAGGTAGTAGTCGCCACTACTCTCTATTTTGCGGCACGACAAGTTAAGCGTCCTCGACCGCTCGCACGAATTGCTGAAGAAGTTGACACGGAACCGAACAAAATCGACCGACTTTCCCGATCACTCCGTTCAGAATTGGCTTTCGAATTTAAAAGTTGTACTCCCAAAGATTACCTTCCCTACCTTTGCGAGGAGCTTGGTTACGAGGAGAGTGTCGAAGATGAGGCACGCACTCTTTGTGCCAAAGCCGAAGAATCAGGGTTGACGAACGGGAAAAGTCCAGTCGGTGTAGCCGGTGCAGTACTCTACTTGGTAGGGGATAAATCCGAAACTCAGCAAGAGATGGCAGCAACAGTGGGGGTATCAAAGGAAACGATTCGGTTACGACTCAAAGAATTTCGGGATGGAGGGTTGGTTGATGATTGA
- a CDS encoding cupin domain-containing protein: MHLPTKIINPITNEQIVFDETASNNERLVWDELKPPDIEPPPVHYHPATEERFEVFEGLLVVEVDGEKHEVKAGEEIVVLPATPHVSYTEAESAQFRREVTPPGQWREALTARFATVHAVGDPSGVIGLLQTVLLARTYPDVVVPERPPRAVQRTLFPVLALVARIFGLKSDYPYPRTATDTSEERSSEKVT; encoded by the coding sequence ATGCATCTACCGACCAAAATCATCAACCCGATAACCAATGAACAAATTGTGTTCGACGAGACTGCTTCGAACAATGAGCGGTTAGTTTGGGACGAACTAAAACCGCCAGACATTGAGCCACCACCGGTACACTACCATCCCGCTACCGAGGAACGGTTCGAGGTGTTTGAGGGGCTGCTCGTAGTCGAAGTTGACGGAGAGAAACACGAGGTCAAAGCCGGTGAGGAGATCGTTGTTCTACCAGCGACACCACACGTGTCATATACCGAGGCTGAATCGGCACAGTTCAGACGCGAAGTGACGCCACCTGGTCAGTGGCGAGAGGCTCTGACCGCTCGATTTGCCACTGTCCACGCAGTCGGTGATCCATCGGGTGTAATCGGTCTTCTTCAGACCGTACTCTTGGCTCGGACATATCCGGATGTGGTTGTTCCCGAGCGGCCACCACGGGCCGTCCAGCGCACTCTGTTTCCCGTTCTCGCTCTAGTTGCTCGAATTTTCGGATTGAAATCCGATTATCCGTACCCGCGAACTGCCACAGATACGAGCGAAGAGCGCTCCTCTGAAAAGGTTACTTAA
- a CDS encoding site-specific integrase — translation MNNESEFETQRTNISKQNGGDKRSVETTYSIQLVPDFFREEYSHRQVVDLEDHYHGYVVWLREQGKNPDEDEGIASSNVPIVFSRTVQFHRRVWEQLGKYTTRFTHEHADEYEQDLKDDNVTKESGEPYVESSKRKLQEAVVKYFLWVSWTKGGEPWKPSLTFSQSDFQQSDYFTLEEREALYEAALTYDDLGRYSDLSPEARERQKGYLAQKLGKPKSDVTPDDFEQCRRSWEIPSLISASLDLGPRPKLIERCLLKWYKPAKGEFQIPKEGAVKNDQYWNNPVSSRTLRLLDRWEKQRSSLHKYDESEHLWLNREGNPYSSKTLNYLLDNLLEEAGIGQANRRLTWTSIRRSTGTYLAYVEGLHHAKCQLRHMSMQATLVYVEIPVEAYRDALDQLTVLSETNSADGHPLSGDSSVPMEVLQNQ, via the coding sequence ATGAACAACGAATCGGAATTTGAAACGCAGCGTACGAACATTAGTAAACAAAATGGCGGGGACAAACGCAGTGTGGAGACGACTTACTCAATCCAGTTGGTTCCGGATTTCTTCCGAGAAGAGTATTCCCACCGCCAAGTGGTCGATTTGGAGGATCACTACCATGGATATGTGGTGTGGCTAAGGGAACAGGGGAAAAATCCGGACGAAGATGAAGGAATTGCCTCAAGTAATGTCCCGATCGTCTTCAGTCGAACCGTCCAATTCCATCGACGAGTCTGGGAACAACTTGGTAAGTACACGACGCGGTTTACGCACGAACACGCTGACGAATACGAACAAGATCTGAAGGACGACAACGTAACGAAGGAGTCCGGGGAGCCGTATGTAGAGAGTAGTAAGCGGAAACTACAAGAAGCCGTCGTGAAATATTTCCTCTGGGTTTCCTGGACGAAAGGTGGTGAACCGTGGAAGCCGAGCCTGACGTTTTCGCAATCGGACTTTCAACAGTCGGACTACTTCACGCTAGAAGAGCGAGAAGCACTTTACGAAGCCGCACTCACATATGACGACCTCGGACGGTACAGTGACCTCTCACCTGAGGCTCGGGAGCGTCAGAAGGGCTACCTAGCTCAGAAGCTGGGGAAACCAAAATCAGACGTCACTCCAGACGACTTCGAACAATGCAGGCGGAGTTGGGAAATCCCGTCGCTGATTAGCGCAAGTCTCGATCTTGGCCCGCGCCCAAAATTGATAGAACGTTGTCTTCTTAAGTGGTACAAACCTGCGAAGGGTGAGTTTCAGATTCCAAAAGAAGGGGCGGTCAAGAACGACCAATACTGGAACAATCCCGTGAGTAGCCGAACTCTTCGGCTATTGGATCGCTGGGAGAAACAACGGTCGTCTCTGCACAAGTATGACGAGTCCGAACATCTGTGGTTGAATCGTGAAGGGAATCCGTACAGTTCGAAGACGTTGAATTATCTATTGGATAATCTCTTGGAAGAAGCCGGGATTGGCCAGGCCAATAGGCGGCTCACGTGGACGTCGATCCGGAGGTCGACAGGAACATACTTGGCCTATGTTGAGGGTCTCCATCATGCTAAATGTCAACTTAGGCATATGTCAATGCAAGCAACACTCGTCTACGTGGAGATCCCAGTGGAAGCGTACCGTGACGCGCTTGATCAATTGACAGTACTTAGTGAGACTAACTCAGCGGATGGTCACCCACTCTCTGGTGATTCTTCTGTTCCCATGGAGGTGCTCCAGAACCAATGA
- a CDS encoding recombinase family protein, whose product MIESHAGLGQVTSEQELSRAAIYVRTSSGNQQYGYSIEEQVRQCTKRCEFLGWDIVYIFRDRAESGKDTERPMFQRMMQAAKTGCFDVVVFWKLDRFSRSLLHAVQLEKTLRECGVALHSVTEQIDTTTSAGRFNFRNIANAAEFEREMISERSQMGLKALASEYRWPNDHPPLGYRRTSDGTLEVDDTEANLVEEIFEMYLDRQSMPEVAHELNNNGLSTKTDGEWTHRAVRDVLTNDLYIGVYAVAGVKDYVPEYRIISKNLFKEAISVRHRFNSESTSQRPEMGAQRKSKNVDAILEKYKDFVNR is encoded by the coding sequence ATGATTGAATCCCACGCAGGCCTCGGGCAAGTAACGTCGGAACAGGAGTTGAGTCGGGCAGCAATATATGTCAGGACTTCATCGGGGAATCAACAATATGGATACTCAATTGAGGAGCAAGTACGACAGTGCACAAAACGTTGTGAATTTCTTGGTTGGGACATTGTCTATATTTTCCGTGATCGAGCAGAGAGTGGAAAAGATACCGAACGACCGATGTTCCAACGAATGATGCAGGCGGCAAAAACGGGTTGCTTTGATGTCGTTGTTTTCTGGAAGCTGGATCGGTTTTCAAGGAGTCTCCTGCATGCAGTTCAGCTCGAAAAGACACTCCGGGAGTGTGGAGTCGCCCTCCATAGCGTTACTGAGCAAATTGATACCACAACTTCGGCTGGACGATTCAATTTCCGGAACATCGCGAATGCGGCTGAATTCGAACGGGAAATGATCAGTGAACGCTCTCAAATGGGGTTGAAGGCACTTGCCTCAGAGTACCGTTGGCCCAATGATCATCCTCCGTTGGGATATCGAAGAACCTCAGACGGAACATTGGAAGTTGATGACACCGAAGCGAATCTCGTCGAGGAAATATTTGAGATGTACTTAGACAGGCAATCAATGCCAGAAGTCGCGCATGAACTGAACAACAATGGATTGTCGACCAAGACTGACGGTGAGTGGACGCACAGAGCGGTTCGAGATGTACTGACGAATGATCTCTATATTGGGGTGTATGCGGTGGCGGGCGTGAAAGACTATGTCCCCGAATACAGAATTATATCAAAGAATCTTTTTAAAGAAGCCATCTCTGTCCGTCACCGGTTCAATTCAGAATCAACTTCTCAACGCCCAGAAATGGGTGCGCAAAGGAAAAGCAAAAACGTAGACGCTATTCTCGAAAAGTACAAGGATTTTGTTAATAGATGA